A genome region from Camelina sativa cultivar DH55 chromosome 10, Cs, whole genome shotgun sequence includes the following:
- the LOC104718708 gene encoding probable mannan synthase 1 isoform X2, whose product MSLFLKPFLFLYDTTLSLLLLLFNGWSLEDAAAAQQRLEADNNAAQSSEWFHMQYLWIKTRSVVLVPVFKCLVVMCLVLSIIVFFESFYMNFVILFVKLFRRKPHKVYKWEAMLADVEVGPDNYPMVLIQIPMYNEKEVYQLSIAAVCSLVWPSSRLVVQVVDDSTDPDVREGVDVEIAKWQSQGINIRCERRDNRNGYKAGAMKEALTHTYVKQCDFVAVFDADFQPEPDYLTRTIPFLVHNPEVALVQARWIFVNADKCLMTRMQEMSLNYHFKVEQESGSTRHAFFGFNGTAGVWRISALDAAGGWKSRTTVEDMDLAVRVGLHGWKFVYLNDLTVRNELPSKFKAYRFQQHRWSCGPANLFRKMTMEIIHNKRVSVWKKFYVIYSFFFVRKVAVHFLTFFFYCIVVPTSVFFPEIYIPSWSTIYVPSLITIFHTMATPRSFYLVIFWILFENVMAMHRTKGTWIGLLEGGRVNEWVVTEKLGDALKKKLLPVQRKSCYQRINSKEVMVGVYILGCALYGLIYGHTWLHFYLFLQATAFFVSGFGFVGT is encoded by the exons ATGTCTCTATTTCTGAAGCCCTTCCTCTTCCTATACGACACCACTCTTAGTCTCCTCTTACTTCTG TTCAATGGATGGAGTCTAGAGGATGCAGCAGCAGCCCAACAGAGGCTTGAGGCAGACAACAATGCTGCACAGTCGTCTGAATGGTTCCATATGCAATATTTGTGGATAAAAACGAGGAGTGTTGTACTAGTTCCCGTTTTCAAGTGTTTGGTGGTTATGTGTTTGGTATTATCCATCATAGTGTTCTTCGAGAGTTTTTACATGAACTTTGTCATACTCTTCGTTAAGTTATTTAGACGTAAACCCCATAAAGTGTACAAATGGGAGGCCATGCTAGCAGATGTCGAGGTTGGACCCGATAACTACCCAATGGTTCTTATCCAAATACCAATGTACAATGAAAaggag GTCTATCAATTATCTATAGCGGCAGTTTGCAGTTTGGTTTGGCCGTCGAGCCGTCTAGTAGTTCAAGTTGTAGATGATTCTACGGATCCGGACGTAAGG GAAGGTGTGGACGTAGAGATTGCAAAATGGCAAAGCCAAGGCATAAACATAAGGTGTGAAAGGAGAGATAACCGGAACGGTTACAAAGCCGGAGCTATGAAAGAAGCTCTTACGCATACCTACGTCAAGCAATGCGACTTTGTGGCTGTCTTCGATGCCGATTTCCAACCTGAGCCCGATTACCTTACCCGCACCATCCCGTTTCTCGTCCACAACCCTGAGGTTGCTCTAGTTCAGGCTCGATGGATATTTG TGAACGCGGACAAATGTTTGATGACGAGGATGCAAGAGATGTCCCTAAACTACCATTTTAAGGTCGAACAAGAATCAGGGTCTACTAGACATGCTTTCTTTGGGTTTAATG GAACCGCGGGTGTATGGAGAATATCGGCACTGGACGCAGCAGGAGGATGGAAATCAAGGACCACCGTAGAGGACATGGACTTGGCTGTTCGTGTTGGTCTTCACGGCTGGAAATTTGTCTACCTTAACGACCTCACG GTGAGAAACGAGCTTCCAAGCAAATTCAAGGCCTACAGATTCCAACAACATAGGTGGTCCTGTGGCCCGGCGAATCTATTTAGAAAGATGACGATGGAGATCATTCACAATAAG AGAGTATCAGTATGGAAGAAGTTCTATGTGATCTACAGCTTTTTCTTCGTAAGGAAAGTGGCAGTACACTTCTTGACATTCTTCTTCTACTGTATTGTTGTGCCAACAAGTGTCTTCTTCCCTGAAATTTACATCCCATCTTGGTCTACCATTTACGTTCCCTCTTTGATCACTATCTTCCACACCATGGCAACTCCAAG ATCCTTCTACCTCGTGATATTCTGGATCTTGTTCGAGAATGTAATGGCTATGCATCGAACAAAAGGAACTTGGATTGGCCTACTCGAAGGAGGAAGAGTGAACGAATGGGTTGTGACCGAGAAATTAGGTGATGCTTTGAAGAAAAAGTTACTCCCTGTCCAACGGAAATCTTGTTATCAAAG AATTAACTCAAAGGAAGTGATGGTGGGGGTATACATTTTAGGATGTGCACTGTATGGACTGATTTATGGCCACACATGGTTACATTTCTATCTATTCCTTCAGGCCACCGCCTTCTTCGTCTCCGGTTTTGGTTTTGTCGGAACTTAA
- the LOC104718708 gene encoding probable mannan synthase 1 isoform X3: MQYLWIKTRSVVLVPVFKCLVVMCLVLSIIVFFESFYMNFVILFVKLFRRKPHKVYKWEAMLADVEVGPDNYPMVLIQIPMYNEKEVYQLSIAAVCSLVWPSSRLVVQVVDDSTDPDVREGVDVEIAKWQSQGINIRCERRDNRNGYKAGAMKEALTHTYVKQCDFVAVFDADFQPEPDYLTRTIPFLVHNPEVALVQARWIFVNADKCLMTRMQEMSLNYHFKVEQESGSTRHAFFGFNGTAGVWRISALDAAGGWKSRTTVEDMDLAVRVGLHGWKFVYLNDLTVRNELPSKFKAYRFQQHRWSCGPANLFRKMTMEIIHNKRVSVWKKFYVIYSFFFVRKVAVHFLTFFFYCIVVPTSVFFPEIYIPSWSTIYVPSLITIFHTMATPRSFYLVIFWILFENVMAMHRTKGTWIGLLEGGRVNEWVVTEKLGDALKKKLLPVQRKSCYQRINSKEVMVGVYILGCALYGLIYGHTWLHFYLFLQATAFFVSGFGFVGT; this comes from the exons ATGCAATATTTGTGGATAAAAACGAGGAGTGTTGTACTAGTTCCCGTTTTCAAGTGTTTGGTGGTTATGTGTTTGGTATTATCCATCATAGTGTTCTTCGAGAGTTTTTACATGAACTTTGTCATACTCTTCGTTAAGTTATTTAGACGTAAACCCCATAAAGTGTACAAATGGGAGGCCATGCTAGCAGATGTCGAGGTTGGACCCGATAACTACCCAATGGTTCTTATCCAAATACCAATGTACAATGAAAaggag GTCTATCAATTATCTATAGCGGCAGTTTGCAGTTTGGTTTGGCCGTCGAGCCGTCTAGTAGTTCAAGTTGTAGATGATTCTACGGATCCGGACGTAAGG GAAGGTGTGGACGTAGAGATTGCAAAATGGCAAAGCCAAGGCATAAACATAAGGTGTGAAAGGAGAGATAACCGGAACGGTTACAAAGCCGGAGCTATGAAAGAAGCTCTTACGCATACCTACGTCAAGCAATGCGACTTTGTGGCTGTCTTCGATGCCGATTTCCAACCTGAGCCCGATTACCTTACCCGCACCATCCCGTTTCTCGTCCACAACCCTGAGGTTGCTCTAGTTCAGGCTCGATGGATATTTG TGAACGCGGACAAATGTTTGATGACGAGGATGCAAGAGATGTCCCTAAACTACCATTTTAAGGTCGAACAAGAATCAGGGTCTACTAGACATGCTTTCTTTGGGTTTAATG GAACCGCGGGTGTATGGAGAATATCGGCACTGGACGCAGCAGGAGGATGGAAATCAAGGACCACCGTAGAGGACATGGACTTGGCTGTTCGTGTTGGTCTTCACGGCTGGAAATTTGTCTACCTTAACGACCTCACG GTGAGAAACGAGCTTCCAAGCAAATTCAAGGCCTACAGATTCCAACAACATAGGTGGTCCTGTGGCCCGGCGAATCTATTTAGAAAGATGACGATGGAGATCATTCACAATAAG AGAGTATCAGTATGGAAGAAGTTCTATGTGATCTACAGCTTTTTCTTCGTAAGGAAAGTGGCAGTACACTTCTTGACATTCTTCTTCTACTGTATTGTTGTGCCAACAAGTGTCTTCTTCCCTGAAATTTACATCCCATCTTGGTCTACCATTTACGTTCCCTCTTTGATCACTATCTTCCACACCATGGCAACTCCAAG ATCCTTCTACCTCGTGATATTCTGGATCTTGTTCGAGAATGTAATGGCTATGCATCGAACAAAAGGAACTTGGATTGGCCTACTCGAAGGAGGAAGAGTGAACGAATGGGTTGTGACCGAGAAATTAGGTGATGCTTTGAAGAAAAAGTTACTCCCTGTCCAACGGAAATCTTGTTATCAAAG AATTAACTCAAAGGAAGTGATGGTGGGGGTATACATTTTAGGATGTGCACTGTATGGACTGATTTATGGCCACACATGGTTACATTTCTATCTATTCCTTCAGGCCACCGCCTTCTTCGTCTCCGGTTTTGGTTTTGTCGGAACTTAA
- the LOC104718708 gene encoding probable mannan synthase 1 isoform X1 has product MSLFLKPFLFLYDTTLSLLLLLFNGGSLEDAAAAQQRLEADNNAAQSSEWFHMQYLWIKTRSVVLVPVFKCLVVMCLVLSIIVFFESFYMNFVILFVKLFRRKPHKVYKWEAMLADVEVGPDNYPMVLIQIPMYNEKEVYQLSIAAVCSLVWPSSRLVVQVVDDSTDPDVREGVDVEIAKWQSQGINIRCERRDNRNGYKAGAMKEALTHTYVKQCDFVAVFDADFQPEPDYLTRTIPFLVHNPEVALVQARWIFVNADKCLMTRMQEMSLNYHFKVEQESGSTRHAFFGFNGTAGVWRISALDAAGGWKSRTTVEDMDLAVRVGLHGWKFVYLNDLTVRNELPSKFKAYRFQQHRWSCGPANLFRKMTMEIIHNKRVSVWKKFYVIYSFFFVRKVAVHFLTFFFYCIVVPTSVFFPEIYIPSWSTIYVPSLITIFHTMATPRSFYLVIFWILFENVMAMHRTKGTWIGLLEGGRVNEWVVTEKLGDALKKKLLPVQRKSCYQRINSKEVMVGVYILGCALYGLIYGHTWLHFYLFLQATAFFVSGFGFVGT; this is encoded by the exons ATGTCTCTATTTCTGAAGCCCTTCCTCTTCCTATACGACACCACTCTTAGTCTCCTCTTACTTCTG TTCAATGGAGGTAGTCTCGAGGATGCAGCTGCTGCCCAACAGAGGCTTGAGGCAGACAACAATGCTGCACAGTCGTCTGAATGGTTCCATATGCAATATTTGTGGATAAAAACGAGGAGTGTTGTACTAGTTCCCGTTTTCAAGTGTTTGGTGGTTATGTGTTTGGTATTATCCATCATAGTGTTCTTCGAGAGTTTTTACATGAACTTTGTCATACTCTTCGTTAAGTTATTTAGACGTAAACCCCATAAAGTGTACAAATGGGAGGCCATGCTAGCAGATGTCGAGGTTGGACCCGATAACTACCCAATGGTTCTTATCCAAATACCAATGTACAATGAAaaagag GTCTATCAATTATCTATAGCGGCAGTTTGCAGTTTGGTTTGGCCGTCGAGCCGTCTAGTAGTTCAAGTTGTAGATGATTCTACGGATCCGGACGTAAGG GAAGGTGTGGACGTAGAGATTGCAAAATGGCAAAGCCAAGGCATAAACATAAGGTGTGAAAGGAGAGATAACCGGAACGGTTACAAAGCCGGAGCTATGAAAGAAGCTCTTACGCATACCTACGTCAAGCAATGCGACTTTGTGGCTGTCTTCGATGCCGATTTCCAACCTGAGCCCGATTACCTTACCCGCACCATCCCGTTTCTCGTCCACAACCCTGAGGTTGCTCTAGTTCAGGCTCGATGGATATTTG TGAACGCGGACAAATGTTTGATGACGAGGATGCAAGAGATGTCCCTAAACTACCATTTTAAGGTCGAACAAGAATCAGGGTCTACTAGACATGCTTTCTTTGGGTTTAATG GAACCGCGGGTGTATGGAGAATATCGGCACTGGACGCAGCAGGAGGATGGAAATCAAGGACCACCGTAGAGGACATGGACTTGGCTGTTCGTGTTGGTCTTCACGGCTGGAAATTTGTCTACCTTAACGACCTCACG GTGAGAAACGAGCTTCCAAGCAAATTCAAGGCCTACAGATTCCAACAACATAGGTGGTCCTGTGGCCCGGCGAATCTATTTAGAAAGATGACGATGGAGATCATTCACAATAAG AGAGTATCAGTATGGAAGAAGTTCTATGTGATCTACAGCTTTTTCTTCGTAAGGAAAGTGGCAGTACACTTCTTGACATTCTTCTTCTACTGTATTGTTGTGCCAACAAGTGTCTTCTTCCCTGAAATTTACATCCCATCTTGGTCTACCATTTACGTTCCCTCTTTGATCACTATCTTCCACACCATGGCAACTCCAAG ATCCTTCTACCTCGTGATATTCTGGATCTTGTTCGAGAATGTAATGGCTATGCATCGAACAAAAGGAACTTGGATTGGCCTACTCGAAGGAGGAAGAGTGAACGAATGGGTTGTGACCGAGAAATTAGGTGATGCTTTGAAGAAAAAGTTACTCCCTGTCCAACGGAAATCTTGTTATCAAAG AATTAACTCAAAGGAAGTGATGGTGGGGGTATACATTTTAGGATGTGCACTGTATGGACTGATTTATGGCCACACATGGTTACATTTCTATCTATTCCTTCAGGCCACCGCCTTCTTCGTCTCCGGTTTTGGTTTTGTCGGAACTTAA
- the LOC104718709 gene encoding probable protein phosphatase 2C 55, translated as MLTVREGLQKQVKILIGLANLGFGGYRGLHSRFTNPNGSLEPASSDLLLINERRNLSVVGAVSRTFSVPSVSGPAFQVCGYHIDLLLSDPSAKAPGKSMASLGSKSLFADRHSDLLVSKRFGVGMVCGDGPNRGRISMRLRGKDHSEKSTIYAYFAYRGAKRWICMNHQRRGLGFRGLHSSLSNRLSAGNAPDVSLDNSVTEEEVRDSSDSVAAKLCTKPLKLVSGSCYLPHPDKEATGGEDAHFICAEEQALGVADGVGGWAELGIDAGYYSRELMSNSVNAIQDEPKGSIDPARVLEKAHTSTKSLGSSTACIIALTNQGLNAINLGDSGFMVVREGHTVFRSPVQQHDFNFTYQLESGRNGDLPSSGQVFTVAVAPGDVIIAGTDGLFDNLYNNEITAIVVHAVRANIDPQVTAQKIAALARQRAQDKNRQTPFSTAAQDAGFRYYGGKLDDITVVVSYVAASKEEGKR; from the coding sequence ATGTTAACTGTGAGAGAAGGTCTTCAGAAACAAGTTAAGATTTTGATTGGGTTAGCGAATTTAGGGTTTGGGGGTTATAGGGGATTGCACTCTAGGTTTACTAACCCTAACGGGTCTCTAGAACCTGCGAGCTCTGATTTGCTTTTGATTAACGAAAGGAGGAACCTTTCTGTCGTTGGTGCTGTTTCTCGAACTTTCTCTGTTCCTTCTGTATCTGGTCCAGCCTTTCAGGTCTGTGGATATCACATTGATCTTTTGCTTTCGGACCCCAGTGCGAAGGCTCCGGGGAAATCAATGGCTAGTTTAGGTTCTAAATCCTTGTTTGCGGATCGTCATTCTGATCTTCTTGTTTCGAAGCGTTTTGGTGTTGGTATGGTATGTGGAGACGGTCCCAACCGTGGAAGAATCAGTATGAGACTCAGAGGGAAAGATCACTCTGAAAAGTCTACGATCTATGCGTATTTTGCTTATAGAGGTGCCAAGAGATGGATATGCATGAATCACCAAAGAAGAGGATTGGGATTTAGAGGCTTGCATAGCTCACTATCTAATCGTTTATCAGCTGGGAATGCTCCTGATGTCTCGCTTGATAACTCTGTCACTGAGGAAGAGGTTAGAGATTCTTCTGATTCTGTAGCGGCTAAGCTTTGTACTAAGCCTCTGAAGCTTGTCTCGGGGTCGTGTTATCTACCGCATCCTGATAAAGAGGCTACTGGGGGAGAGGATGCTCACTTTATCTGTGCAGAGGAGCAAGCGTTGGGCGTGGCAGATGGTGTGGGAGGTTGGGCAGAGCTTGGTATTGATGCAGGTTACTACTCTCGGGAGCTTATGTCTAACTCAGTGAATGCAATCCAAGACGAGCCTAAAGGGTCGATTGATCCAGCAAGAGTGTTGGAAAAGGCTCACACTAGCACAAAGTCACTAGGGTCTTCAACAGCTTGCATCATAGCCTTAACCAACCAAGGACTTAATGCAATCAACTTAGGAGATAGCGGGTTCATGGTAGTCCGTGAAGGGCACACGGTGTTCCGTTCACCGGTTCAACAGCATGACTTCAACTTCACCTATCAGCTGGAGAGTGGAAGAAACGGCGATTTGCCAAGCTCGGGTCAGGTTTTTACTGTCGCTGTCGCTCCGGGAGACGTCATAATAGCTGGAACGGATGGGTTGTTCGACAACCTGTACAACAACGAGATCACAGCCATAGTGGTTCATGCGGTGAGAGCCAACATAGATCCTCAAGTAACAGCACAGAAGATTGCAGCATTGGCTCGCCAAAGAGCACAGGACAAAAACAGACAAACTCCATTCTCGACAGCAGCACAAGATGCTGGCTTTAGATACTACGGAGGTAAGCTTGATGACATTACAGTTGTTGTCTCTTATGTGGCGGCTtcgaaagaagaaggaaaacgttga
- the LOC104718710 gene encoding LOW QUALITY PROTEIN: protein arginine N-methyltransferase 1.6-like (The sequence of the model RefSeq protein was modified relative to this genomic sequence to represent the inferred CDS: inserted 1 base in 1 codon), which yields MSSALSSLLPKTFISFXTRLRSSVFSARTMSSQSSQRVFQLRQDPLTGESEWVVIEDNDQPGTSSDGLLATTSYLDMLNDTRRNRAYRLAIERTVTQPCHVLDIGAGTGLLSMMAARAMGEEGIVTACESYLPMVKLMRKVLHKNGMTKNINLINKRSDEIEVGSGIASRADVLVSEILDSELLGEGLIPSLQHAHDMLLVDNPKTVPYRATTYCQLVESEFLCNMHNLRNNEAKISDGVRLVPPGLESLFGIKSQQYSMHVDAIEKDIKLLSDPVKVFEFDFWKRPESNGELDVHIEATTAGSVHAIISWWVLQLDSEGTIFYSTAPRWIDSSPEIGVREWCDHWKQCVWFTPGAGVSLSKGEKVNLHAAHTCTNILYNLKKTQSLTHEMTHSPLSTGDLHLTLSPERVAIYGDSRYRQSMFEATRNALQGNSNPQCLVIDDSLLLPLMALHASNRSRVISLSPGLQENAARYFEAVADSNGFSKDRFEYFREVKSKLAEAYPSKIDLLIGEPYFYGLESGLPWQNLRFWKDRTLCDSVLSEDAVVMPYKGVLRGCAMYLPDLWKSRCCLGSVEGFDHALVNTTLGGCGDLPTGKDSPCLPFFIWQCGETKKLSKEFTVMEFDFTKPITGPCSGEVEMEFIKSGVCHGIALWMDWVMDEENSTVISTGPDERYWKQGVKLLEKPVTVRVEGPSSIGIQASLNLSSNSELIITHTLS from the exons ATGTCGTCGGCTCTGTCTTCACTTCTTCCCAAAACCTTTATCTCCT GGACTCGCCTCAGAAGCTCCGTCTTCTCTGCTCGAACAATGAGCTCTCAGTCTAGTCAACGCGTCTTCCAGCTCAGACAAGACCCACTCACCGGCGAATCCGAGTGGGTTGTCATCGAAGACAATGACCAACCGGGAACATCCTCAGACGGCCTCCTCGCCACGACGTCGTATCTCGACATGCTTAATGATACTCGCCGCAACAGAGCTTATCGTCTCGCCATTGAGAGAACGGTCACTCAACCTTGCCATGTCCTTGACATTGG TGCTGGAACTGGGTTGTTATCGATGATGGCTGCGAGAGCAATGGGAGAAGAAGGAATAGTGACGGCGTGTGAGTCCTACTTACCGATGGTTAAGCTTATGAGGAAGGTTTTGCATAAGAATGGGATGACGAAGAACATTAACCTTATCAACAAACGATCTGATGAGATTGAAGTTGGATCAGGCATTGCTTCACGAGCTGACGTTCTT GTAAGTGAAATATTGGACTCTGAGTTACTTGGTGAAGGTCTGATCCCAAGTTTGCAACATGCTCATGACATGTTGCTCGTTGACAATCCAAAAACAGTGCCATACCGAGCTACTACTTATTGCCAG CTTGTTGAAAGTGAATTCTTATGTAACATGCACAATCTACGAAATAACGAGGCTAAAATATCTGATGGTGTTCGTCTAGTTCCTCCTGGCTTAGAGAGTCTATTTGGTATCAAGTCACAACAGTATAGCATGCATGTCGATGCTATTGAGAAAGATATCAAACTG TTGTCAGACCCCGTCAAAGtatttgaatttgacttttggAAACGGCCAGAAAGTAATGGAGAGCTTGATGTGCACATAGAAGCAACAACCGCGGGTAGTGTTCATGCTATAATTTCATG gTGGGTGCTGCAGCTTGATAGTGAAGGAACAATCTTCTACTCTACCGCTCCGAGATGGATAGATTCAAGTCCTGAGATAG GTGTTAGGGAATGGTGTGACCACTGGAAACAGTGTGTTTGGTTTACTCCAGGAGCAGGTGTGTCCTTATCCAAAGGAGAAAAGGTTAATTTGCATGCTGCTCATACTTGTACTAACATCTTGTACAATCTGAAGAAGACTCAAAGCTTGACACATGAGATGACACACTCTCCTTTGAGTACTGGAGATCTACACCTCACATTGTCACCCGAAAGAGTCGCAATATATGGTGATAGTAGATACAGGCAATCCATGTTTGAGGCCACAAGAAACGCT TTACAGGGCAATTCTAATCCACAATGTCTCGTCATTGATGATAGTCTTCTATTACCACTTATGGCTCTGCATGCCTCCAACAGATCACGGGTGATATCACTGTCACCTGGGCTGCAAGAGAATGCTGCCAGATACTTTGAAGCCGTTGCTGATTCAAATGGTTTTTCAAAAGATCGTTTTGAATATTTCAGAGAAGTAAAGTCAAAGTTGGCCGAAGCGTATCCAAGCAAG ATTGATCTGCTGATTGGAGAGCCATATTTCTACGGGCTTGAAAGTGGGCTTCCGTGGCAGAACCTTAGATTCTG GAAAGACAGAACTCTTTGTGATTCTGTCCTGTCAGAAGATGCAGTGGTAATGCCGTATAAGGGAGTTTTGAGAGGTTGTGCTATGTATCTTCCT GATCTTTGGAAGAGCCGCTGTTGCCTTGGTAGTGTAGAAGGGTTTGACCATGCTCTGGTCAATACAACCTTAGGGGGGTGCGGTGATCTACCTACTGGTAAAGACAGTCCTTGTTTGCCCTTTTTTATCTGGCAATGTGGAGAGACAAAG AAACTTAGCAAGGAATTTACAGTCATGGAGTTTGACTTCACCAAGCCCATCACAGGTCCATGTTCTGGGGAAGTTGAG ATGGAGTTTATAAAATCTGGTGTATGCCATGGAATCGCATTGTGGATGGATTGGGTGATGGATGAGGAAAACTCAACCGTGATCTCAACAGGACCAG ATGAAAGGTATTGGAAGCAAGGAGTGAAGCTACTAGAGAAACCAGTCACAGTGAGAGTGGAAGGTCCCTCATCCATAGGAATCCAAGCGTCCTTAAATTTATCTTCAAACAGCGAGCTCATCATCACACATACTCTCTCTTGA